In a genomic window of Candidatus Omnitrophota bacterium:
- the mtnP gene encoding S-methyl-5'-thioadenosine phosphorylase, with protein sequence MSKIGIIGGSGLYKIEGIEIIKQVTVKTPFGRPSDKFTIGRLENKEVVFLPRHGVGHRISPSQINYRANIFAMKKLGVERIISVTACGSLKEEMKPLDFVVVDQFVDRTNHAREMSFFDRGIVSHIVFSHPVCAQLSAGIYSAGKSLNLNMHRGGTYINMEGPQFSTLAESKLYRSWGMDVIGMTNLAEAKLCREAEICYSTVACITDYDCWHPEHESVTLEMVISNLQKNAENAKKIIHKVIKELEPQRLCSCGQALKFAIVTDKKLIPGKTKKDLNIIIGKYVQ encoded by the coding sequence ATGTCAAAAATCGGTATTATCGGCGGAAGCGGACTATACAAAATCGAAGGGATAGAGATTATAAAGCAGGTAACTGTTAAGACTCCTTTTGGCAGGCCTTCGGATAAATTTACAATCGGAAGGTTAGAAAATAAAGAGGTAGTTTTTTTGCCGCGCCATGGAGTTGGGCACCGCATATCCCCCAGCCAGATAAATTACCGGGCTAATATTTTCGCGATGAAAAAATTAGGCGTAGAAAGGATTATTTCGGTAACTGCCTGCGGAAGCCTGAAGGAGGAGATGAAGCCTTTGGATTTTGTGGTGGTGGACCAGTTTGTCGACCGTACTAATCACGCGCGGGAAATGAGTTTTTTTGACCGGGGCATTGTCAGTCATATTGTCTTTAGCCATCCTGTGTGCGCACAGCTTAGCGCAGGCATCTACTCAGCCGGTAAATCTTTAAATTTGAATATGCATAGAGGCGGCACATATATTAACATGGAAGGCCCGCAATTTTCTACATTAGCCGAAAGCAAGCTTTACCGCAGCTGGGGCATGGATGTGATTGGGATGACTAATCTGGCCGAAGCCAAGCTTTGCCGCGAGGCGGAGATTTGTTATTCTACGGTTGCCTGTATTACTGATTATGACTGCTGGCATCCGGAGCATGAGTCGGTAACTTTGGAGATGGTGATCAGTAACCTGCAGAAAAATGCCGAGAATGCTAAAAAGATTATCCATAAAGTGATTAAGGAGTTAGAGCCGCAACGCCTGTGCAGTTGCGGCCAGGCATTAAAGTTTGCCATTGTTACGGATAAAAAACTCATTCCTGGAAAAACCAAAAAAGATTTAAATATAATTATAGGAAAGTATGTCCAATAA
- the proC gene encoding pyrroline-5-carboxylate reductase, translated as MEKVGIIGYGNMGKAIAERIKEKYAVCVFDKDKNKISALKNITVAGAPVQLAKESEIIILAVKPQDFDTLLNEIKNFTQGKLIITIAAGITTKYIKNRLGEKTRIIRVMPNMPAQIGRGVSVLFKEENATAADLDSAWQLLNYIGLVLVTTEEKMLNAATAVSGSGPAFFCHYIKEKANADKERDGFIKMLADAAVSIGFDQREADVLSEKTVDGIIAMLKERNLSCADIIKMVASKGGTTQAGLDVLQSGGSLEEAVKSASKRADELGKGN; from the coding sequence ATAAAAGAAAAGTATGCGGTCTGTGTTTTTGATAAAGATAAAAATAAAATCTCTGCCTTAAAAAATATAACTGTTGCCGGTGCGCCTGTTCAGTTAGCCAAAGAATCCGAAATTATTATTCTGGCAGTCAAACCGCAAGATTTTGATACCTTGCTTAATGAGATCAAAAATTTTACGCAGGGCAAGTTGATTATTACTATCGCCGCCGGCATTACTACCAAATACATCAAGAACCGCTTGGGCGAAAAAACGCGGATCATCAGGGTTATGCCGAATATGCCGGCTCAGATCGGCCGGGGAGTTTCTGTTTTGTTCAAGGAAGAAAATGCTACCGCAGCGGACCTGGATTCGGCCTGGCAGTTATTAAATTATATAGGCCTGGTATTGGTTACCACCGAGGAGAAGATGCTTAATGCGGCAACAGCAGTTTCCGGAAGTGGACCGGCTTTTTTCTGTCATTATATTAAAGAAAAGGCAAACGCGGATAAAGAGCGGGATGGGTTCATTAAAATGTTAGCGGATGCTGCCGTGAGTATAGGTTTTGACCAGCGGGAAGCTGATGTTTTATCTGAGAAGACCGTTGATGGCATTATTGCCATGTTAAAAGAAAGAAATTTATCCTGCGCGGATATAATTAAAATGGTTGCTTCAAAAGGGGGGACAACTCAAGCCGGCCTTGATGTGCTGCAATCAGGGGGGTCTCTTGAAGAAGCAGTAAAAAGCGCCAGCAAGCGCGCTGATGAATTAGGGAAAGGGAATTAA